Within Styela clava chromosome 8, kaStyClav1.hap1.2, whole genome shotgun sequence, the genomic segment GGGCGAGatgaaattaaacaaatattgttatttttttaattagctttacgcaccctcaaaaaattgtctacaccccttgtggggcgcgacccaccgtttgagaaccactgatctatatATTAGATTAGCTGTCTATATATAGATTcctttgttttttaaaaaaggtGCGCCTGACATATCAGTGACTGCATGTGTAGAGCCTTGTTTTGAGTGAAGCCATGAAAACATAAAAACCaacttttcaaaaattgtaGCTTCCTACCTTtcagtggctgcttgtgcaGAGACTTGTTTTGAGTGAAGCCAAGGAAACAAAAAACTGACCTTTCAAAAATAGTAGCTTCCTACATTTCAGGGGCTACATGTGCAGTGCCTTGCTTTGAGTGAAGGGGCGAAAAAGTGGTAGAAAAGTCTTTCCTGAATAACTTAACGACTTATTGGGATctcaaaataattttgcatttttttaacaTAGATGTTGATGGATCCGCAGGGTGGAATTGTGATGACAAATGACGGAAATGCTATTTTGAGAGAAATTCAGGTGAAACTAAAATGTGACATTACCATATTcatttttgtattcaaattgGATGCAATCATTTTGAGACTAATCTTGGATTCCGACTGATATTTTGTATACAAATTGATAccaaatatgaaatgaataaaatagatTATCAAGATAATAGAGCATATGGCAGTTACAATTAGTAAAATATGCTACAATGAATGTATATGTCTTCAATTtgcgctctgaaaaattttgatattaccGGTAGTTACTGCAAATTTTTCATCATACTAAATGATTTCTATCGTTTTAATTATTCAAGTAGAATTTTTCAGACATCTTTAATAATAGTTCCAAATCTTGTTAAATCCTAATTGTTTGAACATTTCTGCTTAAAGACTTTGTTAAATGTCGACCACTATTAAGAAACTAAGAAATTTTGTTCGATTTGTAATCTTAGGTACAACATCCAGCTGCAAAATCTATGATTGAAATCAGCAGAACACAAGATGAAGAAGTTGGTGATGGAACTACCTCTGTCATTATTCTTGGTTCGTGTTACCAtccgttttatatttaaaatgataatgGGTAAACAGAAGCTGTGTACTGAAAATTTTTGGTTCGATTGAATAGGTTTTAATATAATCTTTCATCAAATGTTATTGGGTTATTACTACCTGTAAAAAGATTGGGATATTGTTCGTTCAAAAGGGGGTAATCGTAGTTACTTTGATTGGCCTTTGTTTACTTTTATTCGACTTATGTCATACCGCATGCTTATTACTTTTTCCTTTTTTGAGTTGATTAGAAACAGGTTTAAGAGAGATTCAGACTTTATGCCTTCTTTCTGTTCATTCTTATTAGCTATTATCATTATTTAGTAATATATATCCTATTCATATTACATAAAGAAGAATTATGATTACTTAGGTGCAGGTGCATATTGTTCCTGCTCTTTTTGTTTAACTAAAGTTTACTTATCTTCAAAacaccaaatttttattttgtcccAGCTGGTGAAATGATGGCAGCGGCTGAACAATTCTTGGAGCAAAAAATGCATCCTACTGTTATTATTGCTGCTTATAGACAAGCTTTGGAGGATATGCAAGAGGCATTGAATGAGTTGAGGTAAGTTACTAGTTAGTACTTTGATGCAAATTCCAGAATTCAAGGCTATTGGTGCAGTTTTACTATAAATATAATTATAGTGAAGTCAGATgagaaattttctttttattaagAGTCTTTATGGTAGTATATTTGTATCAAAAGTCTATTTAAAATGGGAGCACGCAATATTTCCCCCAAATTTACTGGAATTCACAAACATTGTCTGTATTGAGTATACCTCATGTTGgtgaaaataatatattcaacTCACTATAACACAATACAGATTTTGTTAAGGTTTGAAGATGATTGTAAAATGGACTGACTTAGGAAATTTAGTTTTCAGAAACCTGTAATGAAATAAGCTTTCATGTCAAATAAAGTGCAATGTCAGGTGGTGAAACCATCCCAAGTCCTAAATTTACTCATTTGAATAGAATAGGCAATACAATAAGATCTACCTGGAATGGTTTTAGCAGTAATGTGAAGTGTTCATCATTTTTCTATGTTTCTAGTGTAACTGTCGATGTCAGTGATCCGaaagtaatgaaaaaaataattgcaaGTACGATCGGAACCAAGTTCATTAGTAAATGGACAGACCTTGCATGTGACATGGCAATAAAAGCAGTAGCTACAGTTGCGATTGAAGACAAAAATTCGGGTCAAAAAGAGATTGATATCAAGCGATATGCTAAAGTTGAAAAGGTGACTTTATGTTGTTCTTTATAAACATATGTCAATTTGCGAATATGTATCATTGTAAAGCTGCATTTCTAATACAAGAGCTCAATTGTCTAATATGGCCAATGCAATGGCAAAATAAATTCTAGCCCAAAAACGTCAAGAGAGTTGTACCGAAAGTCATATAAAGGTGTAGCTGTTATCAGTTATAATTACCaagataattgaaatattttaccttAAATAATAATAGCCTCGTAGCGACTTCCAtctttaaatattgaaaacagaAGTCAATTAGCTCGAAAGAAAAAAATAGTTCAAATTAGCTGGGAAGAAAACCAATTTCTCCGAATAAAAACAATAACCCCAATAGGGCACAACAACAATcttgcaaaataataaaaggtTCGTTATTTATTGACAGGCTTACCACATGTCCCGGTTTAGCCGTGACTGATTTTGACAAGCTGTCTGGACCGTAGACTCAAATGTCCCGGTCATACAGTATGACAgtcatgaatatttttttacttattaaccatacaatttttttatgttagtccATTTATCTCTCCAACAGTTCTGTGTGTTTTCCAATAATTTCAATctagcacagtggttcccaaccttttttggctcGCGACCCCCTTTTGTGATTTACACATACCTTGCGACCCCCTGCCTCACTATCTTttcttataaataaaataatttaatttcccATCAAGCAGCAGTTTTTCTCAATGTTACGGCTGACATTGAAACCCCGTAACCAACTGCGTAATTCGTGGTTGAGTTTTCGACAAAGCTAATCTCATATATATTATGCTAGACCGGGTTCATGTCGCCGGAAAAATTCTTATTCTTCGTGGTGTATGTGGAATGCTTAGTCTCCAAATGACATTTCAATTTGGACGATTTCATGGATTCAGCACTGAGAACGACATTGCACAAAACACACTGCGGCTTCCCGCTGATGACGTAGGATGTGAACCCGAACTTCAAATAGTCTTCCTCATATTGTCGCTTCTTCACCGTGGTATCGTATATAAAATAACGGAATTATAACGTTACTGCAGAATGTATGATAATCTTCACGTTGAAACAACATAGACTACAAGCCTACCTCGCAGTAAACCCCCTGGTATCGAAATCCTGGAGTTCCACAGCATTGCTTCGAAGCTTTACCGCATTGCGGAAATGCAGACGCGttcgtgtgacgtcacaatggtttACATGCCATAAACATCTCGCGCCGCTTGCTTGGTTTCCAAACAAGAAGCGACATTCCGGGGTCTCACGACAGCTAGTGGAAATATCTCATTCCAGACTTCTTTGCAATCTATTGACAATATTTAACCTAAagctttgtaatattttttactgttttgcaaGACTTTTGCGACCCCCCTAGAAACCCGCCACGACCCCCTAGGAGTCGCGaccccaggttgggaaccactgatctagcaTCTAACGTTAGCTGTACTGtcgtaaattattcaaaatgcagAAACGAAAGTGCACGTTTtccaataatttgaatattattgagCCTCGGAATCGAACCAAGATTTGTCCAATCTGCACTGTCCCGTATTTTTGATTCATATATATGGTCAACATACCTATTGATTGCCAAATTATATTAGCATTAAATTTTTTCGCAGTGGCAACTGATTTGTGCcaaaaaatctttattattaCTGACTTATGGCCAATAGTAGTTGTCTGTGACGGAGATGGTCAGATGTATTAACTATTTTATATGACAGGTGCCAGGTGGTACTATTGAAGAATCCTGTGTACTTCAAGGTGTCATGCTAAACAAAGATGTCACCCATCCCAGAATGAAACGCCGCATTGAGAATCCCAGAATTTTGCTTCTCGATTGTCCTCTCGAATACACAAAGGGAGAGAGTCAGGTAAAAAGAAATACTTCTACTAAAGCTTAACCTTAACATTGCTGAATGACAATGAAAGCATGGAGTCCACAGTTTTTTAATCCTTAACCGAGATGTAAAACGGGTTTTGGTACTATATTATTCAACATCAACACtatagtttttaaaatttcatttgtgCGCTCCTTTTGAActgtttttttatataaataaattttgaatattaaattaaactATATTAAATTGACATAAAAAgtgtatattatttttattttcaaaagttttatatttcattattttgatAGTCTTAAAGTTGGCTGGCAGATCAGTCAACATTGGTTATGTTAATATGAGTTTACTTTTTATTTACGGATGTCAAAATCTTCtagttatttatatatatttgggaACAAACTATCAATTTACCAAGCATTTTTAAGTTATTGTACAGCCGCAGATTATTAACGAATAATTTTTCTTCACAGACTGACATAGAACTTacaaaagaaaatgattttaataaaatcTTACAATTAGAAGAAGAATACATACGCCGGGTCACTTCAGAAATTATTGCATTTAAACCTGATTTGGTTTTCACAGAGAAAGGAATATCTGGTGAGATCAACCTGAaattatggatacagttttcgTTAATTATTATGCCATATCACAGGAACAAAAAGGCTCCATTTTGTAAACCCCAAACAAATATATACTATTATTTAGTTAGCGCTAAGATCGAAAAAGATCAcagcaataataataatacagcAAATCAGTAATAATACAATCTAATGTATGATGTTCAAGAGAGTTGTTTTCAAACTATAGGTGAATTAAATCAACTGGAAACATTTACAGCAAACTGATGATTTTTCTAATCAGTCTTCTGCCCATTCAgaaaattagaatttgaaatagATCTTATGGaagaattattatttcaatataaatttttccAGTAACAATGCTTGCTATTCGTAAtctattttttgataatatttatcTGAAGATATTgaccaatttttttcaaatctattcTTTACCAAAACTATTTCTTTTAGACTTGGCTCAACATTTCTTGGTAAAGGCAAACATTACAGCGATTCGTAGAGTCagaaaatctgacaacaatcgTATTGGTCGTGCAAGTGGTGCCACTGTGTGTTCTAGAACAGATGAAATTAGAGAAGAAGATATCGGTACTGGAGCCGGTTTGTTTGAGATTCGCAAATTCGGGGAtgaatattttactttcatTACTGAATGCAAGGATCCGAAGGTATTTTTTGgtcaaagaaaacaaatctgTGTTTGTATGCTGTGATATGCTTTAACAGATGGCGAATTTTACTGAATAAATTATTAATTCTGTCATTAAAAACAGGTTTATTGAATGATTTGAGgtagaatttcaaatttttgtgctTTTTAATTGGTAATAGCTTGTTTAATGTTTTTTCCTTCCATTTCTgcatttgaatatataaatttgttaTTGGTTATTTGCATCCAAAATCaaagaatagaaaaaaaaatatttctgaagGATCTCGCTGCTTTTTACCATCAAAACATTTTTCGAAAgtataaatttgttttcatgttcCTACAGGCTTGCACTATTCTACTGAGAGGTGCAAGTAAGGATATTTTGATGGAAGTCGAAAGAAATCTACAAGACGCAATGCAGGTTGTTAGGAATGTCATGGTCGATCCTAAACTTGTTCCTGGAGGAGGAGCAATTGAAATGGCTGTTTCTCATGTGagatcattttaaaattattcgacGTGTTTGTTTTTTGGATGAATTTTTATTGGTATtactcaatttatttttaataagcaATCTGCATTCTATTTATTTTCCAGCAATTAACTTAATGTCCAAGAGTAAATAAGACAGGTTGGTAAATCCTAATTTTCCTATGAGGAAATAGTCTTTAAAGCCTTAGAAATCTAAGGGAATGGGGCATTAACAATGATAAAAACTCTGCATCGAAAGTTGCTAATTCGATAACTCGACATTCCCTTCTTATTATCCCTTCGTATTTTACTATTCAATATAAATTTCCCCATGTTGTAGAAGCTTGTTTCTGGCGAAATATTATTGTCATGCGTATAAATATATGTATTCAACACATTGTTTATCTGTTATTTATAACTCAA encodes:
- the LOC120345930 gene encoding T-complex protein 1 subunit gamma-like; the protein is MSAPVLVLNQNSKRESGKKVQLGNVNAAKTIADVIRTCLGPRSMMKMLMDPQGGIVMTNDGNAILREIQVQHPAAKSMIEISRTQDEEVGDGTTSVIILAGEMMAAAEQFLEQKMHPTVIIAAYRQALEDMQEALNELSVTVDVSDPKVMKKIIASTIGTKFISKWTDLACDMAIKAVATVAIEDKNSGQKEIDIKRYAKVEKVPGGTIEESCVLQGVMLNKDVTHPRMKRRIENPRILLLDCPLEYTKGESQTDIELTKENDFNKILQLEEEYIRRVTSEIIAFKPDLVFTEKGISDLAQHFLVKANITAIRRVRKSDNNRIGRASGATVCSRTDEIREEDIGTGAGLFEIRKFGDEYFTFITECKDPKACTILLRGASKDILMEVERNLQDAMQVVRNVMVDPKLVPGGGAIEMAVSHKLVEKAKTMTGVEQWPYRAVAQSLEVIPRTLIQNCGASTIRKITPLRAKHTVAGNHTWGVNGETGDVVDMNEFQIWEALSVKLQTYKTAMETAMLLLRIDDIVSGTKKQEQ